A single genomic interval of Amycolatopsis albispora harbors:
- a CDS encoding putative T7SS-secreted protein — MSAPAGFGALGFDPAPGQPAVIGEIAEKYRVVGRDLADALLAINQIVRQEGIWAGEGSEAFARRVGDLPEYLDTAARSMTQAAAALDDWHRDLTELQRRAVDLEAKARQAAAAAEAAQGNPDFALANQTFSDQRSLQVAQQLLDNAARRLQEAIDGCAAVQEEARRLLEQHGQLAERTAALLRQATELAPDEPGLLEKAFDALGELTTDTVNAVADAYGAIENFVQDNANVVAKVSDVAGDIGNVLGVLSDVVPEPAGAIVGAVSAGFSLGALAGHTTAKLAGAEVAPETLVYDGLGALTSVAGVFAPSGVPATSVLKGAGYGLLASQFAGEGMSAATDVPWESPVDDFLNYWVPKDPGQGALSFLSPAATAFWNAAEQGHEADQRPGRGHERGRDKVWE, encoded by the coding sequence ATGAGCGCCCCCGCCGGCTTCGGCGCACTCGGTTTCGACCCCGCGCCGGGGCAGCCGGCGGTGATCGGGGAAATCGCCGAAAAGTACCGCGTGGTCGGTCGTGACCTCGCCGACGCACTGCTGGCCATCAACCAGATCGTCCGCCAGGAAGGCATCTGGGCGGGGGAGGGAAGCGAGGCCTTCGCCCGTCGCGTCGGCGATCTGCCGGAGTACCTGGACACGGCCGCGCGGTCGATGACGCAGGCGGCCGCCGCACTCGACGACTGGCACCGGGATCTCACGGAGTTGCAGCGCCGCGCGGTCGACCTGGAAGCCAAGGCCAGACAGGCCGCCGCGGCGGCCGAAGCCGCCCAGGGCAACCCGGATTTCGCCCTGGCCAACCAGACCTTCTCCGACCAGCGGTCGCTCCAGGTCGCGCAGCAGCTACTGGACAACGCCGCCCGCCGGCTCCAGGAAGCCATCGACGGCTGCGCCGCGGTCCAGGAGGAAGCCCGGCGGCTGCTGGAGCAGCACGGTCAGCTCGCCGAACGAACCGCCGCCCTGCTCCGCCAGGCCACCGAACTCGCCCCGGACGAGCCAGGCCTGCTGGAGAAGGCGTTCGACGCGCTGGGCGAGCTGACCACGGACACCGTGAACGCGGTCGCCGACGCCTACGGGGCGATCGAGAACTTCGTCCAGGACAACGCGAACGTCGTGGCCAAGGTCTCCGACGTGGCCGGCGACATCGGCAACGTGCTCGGTGTGCTCAGCGACGTGGTCCCGGAGCCCGCCGGGGCGATCGTGGGCGCGGTGTCCGCCGGGTTCAGCCTGGGCGCGCTGGCCGGGCACACCACGGCGAAGCTGGCCGGGGCCGAGGTCGCCCCGGAAACCCTGGTCTACGACGGACTCGGCGCGCTCACCTCGGTGGCCGGGGTGTTCGCCCCCTCCGGGGTACCGGCGACCAGTGTGCTCAAGGGCGCCGGATACGGCTTGCTGGCCAGCCAGTTCGCCGGCGAGGGCATGTCGGCGGCCACGGACGTCCCGTGGGAGAGCCCGGTGGACGACTTCCTGAACTACTGGGTGCCGAAGGATCCGGGACAAGGCGCGCTGTCGTTCCTCTCCCCCGCCGCGACGGCGTTCTGGAACGCCGCCGAGCAGGGCCACGAAGCAGATCAGCGGCCAGGACGCGGCCACGAACGCGGCCGCGACAAGGTCTGGGAGTGA
- a CDS encoding YbaB/EbfC family nucleoid-associated protein: MRSNPDLIEEMRWQLEKIQQRKAENERLLTGLGRADGEIGALRVTATSPNGTVAVVAGPGGTIQEITVREEALRMDAAGLSRLLTTTAKEAAARAARRQLEIVRAHAGPAVDPATALGPGAHLLTEPAPAPRPRATAEPEEPLGTVFDEGTAPAPVHHDEPVSDSDAFLRDLGFDR, encoded by the coding sequence GTGCGGAGCAATCCCGATCTGATCGAGGAAATGCGCTGGCAACTGGAAAAGATCCAGCAGCGCAAGGCCGAGAACGAGCGCCTGCTGACCGGGCTCGGCCGGGCAGACGGGGAGATCGGCGCGCTGCGCGTGACCGCGACCTCCCCGAACGGGACCGTCGCAGTGGTGGCCGGTCCCGGCGGCACGATCCAGGAGATCACCGTCCGGGAGGAGGCACTCCGCATGGACGCGGCCGGGCTGAGCCGCCTGCTCACCACCACCGCGAAGGAGGCAGCGGCCAGGGCGGCCCGGCGTCAGCTGGAGATCGTGCGCGCCCACGCCGGTCCGGCGGTCGATCCGGCGACCGCACTCGGCCCCGGCGCGCACCTGCTCACCGAGCCGGCCCCGGCGCCCCGGCCCCGGGCGACCGCCGAACCCGAGGAACCACTGGGCACCGTTTTCGACGAAGGCACCGCACCCGCGCCGGTCCACCACGACGAACCGGTCAGCGACAGCGACGCCTTCCTCCGCGACCTCGGCTTCGACCGCTGA
- a CDS encoding RNA polymerase sigma-70 factor, protein MDSADRTAEATETFVAHRGLLFTVAYEMLGSAADADDVLQETWLRWVAVDTSAVGDPRAYLVRITTRQALNRLRSVKRRREAYVGSWLPEPLLTAPDVAADVELAESVSMALMLVLETLSPTERAVFVLREVFGFGYDEIADAVGKTSGAVHQIAHRARRHVEARRPRRSVTAGQAEAAAAAFRRALEGRDLQGLLDVLAPDVVAISDGGGIKQASPRPVVGAGKVARFIVGGLTKHDVVVTAVPVAVNGGPGLALHANGELDGVMALRVEEHRITGLYYVRNPNKLTHLDAETPLTLL, encoded by the coding sequence ATGGACAGCGCAGATCGCACGGCGGAGGCGACGGAGACCTTCGTGGCCCACCGCGGGCTGCTGTTCACCGTCGCCTACGAGATGCTCGGCTCGGCGGCCGACGCCGACGACGTGCTGCAGGAAACCTGGCTGCGCTGGGTCGCCGTCGACACCTCCGCCGTCGGCGACCCGCGCGCGTACCTGGTCCGCATCACCACCCGGCAGGCGCTCAACCGGCTGCGGTCGGTGAAGCGCCGCCGGGAGGCGTACGTCGGTTCGTGGCTGCCGGAGCCGCTGCTGACCGCGCCGGACGTGGCGGCCGACGTCGAACTCGCGGAAAGCGTGTCGATGGCGCTGATGCTGGTGCTCGAGACGCTGAGCCCGACCGAACGGGCGGTTTTTGTGCTGCGTGAGGTGTTCGGCTTCGGCTACGACGAGATCGCGGACGCGGTCGGCAAGACCTCCGGTGCCGTGCACCAGATCGCCCACCGCGCCCGCCGCCACGTCGAGGCCCGCCGGCCGCGGCGATCGGTCACCGCCGGCCAGGCCGAGGCGGCGGCCGCGGCGTTCCGGCGGGCGCTGGAAGGCCGGGACCTGCAGGGCCTGCTCGACGTGCTCGCCCCGGACGTGGTGGCGATCAGCGACGGCGGCGGGATCAAGCAGGCCTCCCCGCGGCCGGTTGTCGGCGCCGGGAAGGTGGCGCGGTTCATCGTCGGCGGCCTCACCAAGCACGACGTCGTGGTCACCGCCGTCCCGGTCGCCGTCAACGGCGGCCCGGGCCTGGCCCTGCACGCGAACGGCGAACTCGACGGCGTCATGGCGCTGCGGGTCGAGGAGCACCGCATCACCGGCCTGTACTACGTGCGCAACCCGAACAAGCTCACCCACCTCGACGCCGAAACCCCGCTGACCCTGCTGTGA
- a CDS encoding NAD(P)/FAD-dependent oxidoreductase, with translation MGGNIEVVVLGGGYAGVMAANRLTRRDDVTVTVLNPRPEFVPRLRLHQLVGGTHDAVVGFDEVLADGVRLVVDSVTRIDAVARTVTLAEGGSLGYDHLVYAVGSGSAGPRVPGAAEHAYPVATYEAAQRLRSVLLDTPKTAPVTVVGGGPTGIETASELAEQGRAVTLVCGGVLGPYLHARARRTARKYLAKLGVEVVEGPGTAVTAVTGEAVELEDGRTLASRVTIWTAGFGVPDLASNSGLRTDADGRLLTDETLTSLDDERIVAAGDSSAPSGLPFRMSAYAAGCLGAHAADTVLSRIAGERPRPIDLAFPAMCVSFGRRAGIFQLANKSDVAVPVYFTGFAGKKLKEFSCEASVKHLVTEARKPGSHHWPKDGKHRPRLLRARQDQIPVA, from the coding sequence ATGGGCGGGAACATCGAGGTGGTTGTGCTCGGCGGCGGTTATGCCGGGGTGATGGCGGCCAACCGGCTGACGCGGCGTGACGACGTGACGGTGACCGTGCTCAACCCGCGCCCGGAGTTCGTGCCGCGGCTTCGGCTGCACCAGCTGGTGGGCGGCACCCACGATGCCGTCGTCGGCTTCGACGAGGTGCTGGCCGACGGCGTCCGGCTGGTAGTCGACAGTGTGACGCGGATCGACGCGGTCGCACGCACGGTGACCCTGGCCGAAGGCGGCAGCCTCGGTTACGACCACCTGGTCTACGCGGTGGGCAGCGGCAGCGCGGGCCCGCGGGTGCCGGGGGCGGCCGAGCACGCCTACCCGGTGGCGACCTACGAAGCGGCGCAGCGGCTCCGGTCGGTACTGCTGGACACGCCGAAGACGGCGCCGGTCACGGTGGTTGGCGGCGGCCCGACCGGCATCGAGACCGCGTCGGAACTGGCCGAGCAGGGCCGTGCCGTCACGCTGGTGTGCGGTGGGGTGCTCGGCCCGTACCTGCACGCCCGCGCCCGGCGCACGGCCCGCAAGTACCTGGCGAAGCTGGGCGTCGAGGTCGTAGAAGGCCCCGGCACGGCGGTCACCGCGGTGACCGGGGAGGCTGTGGAACTGGAGGACGGCCGGACGCTGGCGAGCCGGGTCACCATCTGGACCGCCGGCTTCGGCGTGCCGGATCTGGCTTCGAACAGCGGGTTGCGCACCGATGCCGACGGGCGGTTGCTCACCGACGAAACCCTGACCAGCCTCGATGACGAGCGCATCGTCGCGGCGGGCGACTCGTCGGCGCCGTCCGGCCTGCCGTTCCGGATGAGCGCCTACGCCGCGGGCTGCCTGGGCGCGCACGCCGCCGACACCGTGCTGAGCCGGATCGCGGGGGAGCGGCCGCGGCCGATCGACCTGGCGTTCCCGGCCATGTGCGTCAGCTTCGGCCGCCGCGCCGGGATCTTCCAGCTCGCGAACAAGAGCGACGTCGCGGTGCCCGTCTACTTCACCGGGTTCGCGGGCAAGAAGCTCAAGGAGTTCTCGTGCGAGGCCAGCGTCAAGCACCTGGTGACCGAAGCACGCAAGCCGGGTTCGCACCACTGGCCCAAGGATGGCAAGCACCGGCCGCGGTTGTTGCGGGCGCGGCAGGATCAGATACCGGTCGCGTAG
- a CDS encoding sigma-70 family RNA polymerase sigma factor: MGEDLPDDLVKARDGDHSAFTRLVRPMRGELHAHCYRMLGSAHDADDALQETLLRAWRGLAGFEGRSSLRTWLYTVASRSCLDLAEHRGRRALPVDFGPSGAPEGVAWLGPYPGDFEAGPGARYEQREATELAFAAALQHLPANQRTTLLLFDVLGFATAEIAGMLGVSATAVNSALARARRTIAAKGPAESQQRTLRKLDDEVVRARVAGFADALERGEVERLVAHLTEDVTWSMPPLPEWYRGIDAVTAFAVRVPITGCGQWRCLPITANGQPAVACCLRDDGDTAYRSWSINVFTLREDGIAAITSFLGPEHFVHFGLPASLE, from the coding sequence ATGGGCGAAGATCTTCCGGACGACCTGGTGAAGGCGCGTGACGGTGACCACAGCGCGTTCACCCGGCTCGTGCGGCCGATGCGCGGTGAGCTGCACGCGCACTGCTACCGGATGCTCGGCTCGGCCCACGACGCCGACGACGCCCTGCAGGAAACGCTGCTCCGGGCGTGGCGCGGGCTCGCCGGTTTCGAGGGCCGCAGTTCGCTGCGGACCTGGCTGTACACGGTGGCTTCCCGGAGCTGCCTCGACCTCGCCGAACACCGTGGCAGGCGAGCACTGCCCGTCGACTTCGGACCGTCCGGCGCGCCGGAGGGCGTCGCCTGGCTCGGACCTTATCCTGGCGATTTCGAGGCGGGTCCCGGCGCGCGTTACGAGCAGCGGGAGGCCACCGAACTCGCCTTCGCCGCCGCGTTGCAGCACCTGCCCGCCAACCAGCGGACCACGTTGCTGCTGTTCGACGTCCTCGGTTTCGCCACCGCCGAGATCGCCGGGATGCTGGGCGTCTCGGCCACCGCGGTGAACTCCGCGCTGGCCCGCGCGCGGCGCACGATCGCGGCGAAGGGCCCGGCCGAAAGCCAGCAGCGGACGCTGCGGAAACTGGACGACGAGGTGGTGCGCGCCCGCGTCGCGGGCTTCGCCGACGCGCTGGAACGCGGTGAGGTCGAGCGGCTCGTCGCGCATCTCACCGAGGACGTCACCTGGTCCATGCCGCCGCTCCCGGAGTGGTACCGCGGGATCGACGCGGTCACCGCCTTCGCCGTCCGGGTGCCGATCACCGGCTGCGGCCAGTGGCGCTGCCTGCCGATCACCGCGAACGGCCAGCCCGCCGTGGCGTGCTGCCTGCGCGACGACGGCGACACCGCGTACCGGAGCTGGTCGATCAACGTGTTCACGTTGCGCGAGGACGGTATCGCCGCGATCACCTCGTTCCTCGGTCCCGAGCACTTCGTCCACTTCGGACTACCCGCGTCGCTGGAGTAG
- a CDS encoding maleylpyruvate isomerase family mycothiol-dependent enzyme, protein MTKNKNEVWPLIHAERAALAEDLAPLSEAQWATPFLCDGLTVREVLAHLTAAASLNAVRWLAGVIRCRFDFDQQVAMRLAEQLGADGAETLARFRNVITSRTKPPLPVLAMLGEVIVHGEDIRRPLGSRRDHPIGTLTRLAEYYASTDQVVVAKGRIEGLRLEATDGPFTTGSGTLVSGSTLALVMAMTGRGAHCDELTGDGVEVLRRRAG, encoded by the coding sequence ATGACCAAGAACAAGAACGAGGTGTGGCCGCTCATCCACGCCGAGCGGGCGGCACTGGCCGAAGACCTCGCGCCGTTGAGCGAGGCGCAGTGGGCGACGCCCTTCCTGTGCGACGGGCTGACCGTGCGGGAAGTGCTGGCGCACCTCACCGCGGCGGCGAGCCTGAACGCCGTCCGCTGGCTGGCGGGCGTGATCCGCTGCCGGTTCGACTTCGACCAGCAGGTGGCCATGCGCCTGGCCGAGCAGCTGGGCGCGGACGGCGCCGAAACCCTGGCGAGGTTCCGGAACGTGATCACCAGCCGCACCAAGCCGCCGTTGCCCGTGCTGGCGATGCTCGGCGAGGTGATCGTGCACGGTGAGGACATCCGGCGCCCGCTCGGCAGCCGCCGCGACCACCCGATCGGCACGCTCACCCGGCTGGCCGAGTACTACGCGAGCACCGACCAGGTGGTCGTCGCCAAGGGCCGCATCGAGGGTCTGCGCCTCGAAGCCACCGACGGCCCGTTCACCACGGGTTCCGGCACCCTCGTCTCGGGCAGCACGCTGGCGCTGGTGATGGCGATGACCGGGCGCGGTGCCCACTGCGACGAACTCACCGGCGACGGCGTCGAGGTCCTGCGCCGCCGCGCCGGCTGA
- a CDS encoding ABC transporter ATP-binding protein, whose amino-acid sequence MTDIRLRAESLGLGYGDRVVVDDLDLDVPDGTITAIIGPNGCGKSTLLRALARLLRPVSGTVLLDGKQISSLPTREVARVVGLLPQSPLAPEGLTVADLVARGRHPHQRWYRQWSSADEGAIERALTLTGMAELADRPVDHLSGGQRQRAWISMTLAQETDLLLLDEPITYLDLAHQIDVLDLVHRLHTERGTTVVMVLHDLNLAARYADTLVAMREGRVIARGAPADVLTEPLLDEVFGLSARVIQDPVSGTPLVVPISAHLV is encoded by the coding sequence GTGACCGACATCCGCCTGCGAGCCGAGTCGCTGGGCCTCGGCTACGGCGACCGCGTGGTCGTCGACGACCTGGACCTCGACGTGCCCGACGGCACGATCACCGCGATCATCGGGCCGAACGGCTGCGGCAAGTCGACCCTGCTGCGGGCGCTGGCCCGGCTGCTGCGGCCGGTGTCGGGCACGGTCCTGCTGGACGGCAAGCAGATCAGCAGCCTGCCGACCAGGGAGGTCGCGCGGGTGGTCGGCCTGCTGCCGCAGTCACCGCTCGCGCCGGAGGGGCTGACCGTGGCCGACCTGGTCGCCCGCGGCCGCCACCCGCACCAGCGCTGGTACCGCCAGTGGTCCTCGGCCGACGAGGGCGCCATCGAGCGCGCGCTCACCCTGACCGGCATGGCCGAGCTGGCCGACCGCCCGGTGGACCACCTCTCCGGCGGGCAGCGCCAGCGCGCCTGGATCTCGATGACCCTGGCGCAGGAAACCGATCTGCTGCTGCTCGACGAGCCGATCACCTATCTCGACCTGGCCCACCAGATCGACGTGCTCGACCTGGTGCACCGGCTGCACACCGAGCGCGGCACCACGGTGGTGATGGTGCTGCACGACCTGAACCTGGCGGCCCGGTACGCGGACACGCTGGTGGCCATGCGCGAGGGGCGTGTCATCGCGCGGGGCGCCCCGGCCGACGTGCTCACCGAGCCGTTGCTGGACGAGGTGTTCGGCCTGTCCGCCAGGGTGATCCAGGACCCGGTGTCCGGCACCCCGCTGGTGGTGCCGATCAGCGCGCACCTGGTGTGA
- a CDS encoding FecCD family ABC transporter permease, with amino-acid sequence MTRKVVAAGPLAWTVRPRAVAVAAGAALLLVLVAAINIGLGSSYIAVPDVLETLFGGGTAREQGIIFDLRLPRTLTGILVGAALGLSGALFQSLARNPLASPDVLGITWGAGAATVAVIVLGGYRGQVSGAVSALGVPLAGLLGGIVAGVLLYALSWRRGIDGYRMVLIGIGLSAIGYNTVYWLLTVGDVNDAARAVTWIVGSLSETSWDAVGPVLLALAVLVPIALVCGHTIGGLQFGDETARGLGIRVDAARGTLLLLGAALAAVATSAAGPITFVALATPQIALRLTRSAQPPLVGSMVLGALLTVSADLVTRLLLPELPVGVLTAILGAPYLIFLFVRSRREARA; translated from the coding sequence ATGACGCGCAAGGTGGTGGCGGCCGGGCCGCTCGCCTGGACCGTCCGGCCGCGCGCGGTCGCCGTCGCGGCCGGGGCGGCGCTGCTGCTGGTGCTGGTCGCCGCGATCAACATCGGCCTCGGCAGCTCGTACATCGCGGTGCCCGACGTGCTCGAGACGTTGTTCGGCGGCGGCACCGCGCGGGAACAGGGCATCATCTTCGACCTGCGCCTGCCGCGCACGCTGACCGGCATCCTGGTCGGCGCCGCGCTGGGGCTGTCCGGCGCGCTGTTCCAGTCGCTCGCGCGCAACCCGCTGGCCAGCCCGGACGTGCTCGGCATCACCTGGGGCGCCGGCGCGGCCACGGTCGCGGTCATCGTGCTCGGTGGCTACCGGGGCCAGGTCAGCGGCGCGGTGAGCGCGCTCGGGGTGCCGCTGGCCGGGCTGCTCGGCGGGATCGTCGCCGGGGTGCTGCTCTACGCGCTGTCGTGGCGGCGCGGCATCGACGGCTACCGCATGGTGCTGATCGGCATCGGCCTGTCCGCCATCGGTTACAACACGGTGTACTGGCTGCTCACCGTCGGTGACGTCAACGACGCCGCCCGCGCGGTCACCTGGATCGTCGGCAGCCTGTCCGAGACCAGCTGGGACGCGGTCGGCCCGGTGCTGCTCGCGCTGGCCGTGCTGGTGCCGATCGCGCTGGTCTGCGGGCACACCATCGGCGGGCTGCAGTTCGGCGACGAGACCGCGCGCGGCCTCGGCATCCGGGTGGACGCGGCCCGCGGCACGCTCCTGCTGCTCGGCGCGGCGCTGGCCGCGGTGGCCACCTCCGCGGCCGGGCCGATCACCTTCGTCGCGCTGGCCACGCCGCAGATCGCGCTGCGGCTGACCCGATCCGCGCAGCCGCCGCTGGTCGGCTCGATGGTGCTCGGCGCGCTGCTGACGGTGTCCGCGGACCTGGTGACCCGCCTGCTGCTGCCGGAACTGCCGGTCGGCGTGCTCACCGCGATCCTCGGCGCGCCCTACCTGATCTTCCTGTTCGTCCGGAGCCGCCGGGAGGCACGAGCGTGA
- a CDS encoding FecCD family ABC transporter permease, producing the protein MTVVATAGLAGPRRRRQRRQRRVLGLVVLVVLLLALCAASVMFGTRTIPLGEVWTALVRPNGTELDIIVRSLRVPRTLIGVLAGLALGAAGALMQGHTRNPLADPGLLGVTQGAAFGVVFAVVVLGANGLYGYIWFGFAGAMIASVAVFLLGAAGGRGATPVTLALAGAAVSALLYGLIAAVVLGNDQGMEIYRFWRVGSIAGRDFAVTGQVLPFLLLGLVLAVVNTPGMNTLALGEDVATALGQRVGRTRALGVVAITLLVGAAVAACGPIAFLGLVVPHLARAVTGPDYRWLVPFSALLGAALLLAADVLGRVLTGDSFEVGILLAILGAPVFIVLVRRKGLARI; encoded by the coding sequence GTGACGGTGGTGGCCACGGCCGGTCTCGCCGGTCCCCGACGGCGCCGGCAGCGCCGGCAGCGCCGGGTGCTCGGCCTCGTGGTGCTGGTGGTGCTGCTCCTGGCGTTGTGCGCGGCCAGCGTCATGTTCGGTACCCGCACGATTCCGCTGGGTGAGGTGTGGACCGCGCTCGTCCGTCCGAACGGGACGGAACTCGACATCATCGTGCGGTCGCTGCGCGTGCCGCGCACGCTGATCGGCGTGCTGGCCGGGCTCGCCCTGGGCGCGGCGGGCGCGCTGATGCAGGGCCACACGCGCAACCCGCTGGCCGATCCCGGGCTGCTCGGCGTGACGCAGGGCGCGGCCTTCGGCGTGGTTTTCGCGGTGGTCGTGCTGGGCGCGAACGGGCTGTACGGCTACATCTGGTTCGGCTTCGCGGGCGCGATGATCGCCAGCGTCGCGGTTTTCCTGCTCGGTGCGGCGGGCGGGCGCGGCGCCACGCCGGTCACGCTCGCGCTCGCCGGTGCCGCGGTGAGCGCGCTGCTGTACGGCCTGATCGCGGCCGTGGTGCTGGGCAACGACCAGGGCATGGAGATCTACCGGTTCTGGCGGGTCGGCTCGATCGCCGGGCGCGACTTCGCGGTGACCGGGCAGGTGCTGCCGTTCCTGCTGCTGGGCCTGGTGCTCGCGGTGGTCAACACGCCGGGCATGAACACGCTCGCCCTCGGCGAGGACGTGGCCACCGCGCTCGGCCAGCGGGTCGGGCGCACGCGCGCGCTCGGTGTGGTGGCGATCACCCTGCTGGTCGGCGCCGCGGTCGCGGCCTGCGGCCCGATCGCCTTCCTCGGCCTGGTGGTGCCGCACCTGGCGCGGGCGGTCACCGGCCCGGACTACCGGTGGCTGGTGCCGTTCTCCGCGCTGCTCGGCGCGGCGCTGCTGCTGGCCGCGGACGTGCTGGGCCGGGTGCTCACCGGCGACAGCTTCGAGGTCGGCATCCTGCTGGCGATCCTGGGCGCGCCGGTGTTCATCGTGCTGGTGCGGCGGAAGGGACTGGCCAGGATATGA
- a CDS encoding ABC transporter substrate-binding protein: MTRPWRTALALSVTTLLALTACGSGGDEATPQNAGGDAGYPRTIDHVMGATTLEKQPKTVAALDSSYVDAALALETDVVAYTKYRNYDTLPDYLGDSRRYGERAQQVGPLENPDVEKLYDIKPDLIVSAKVRHEKFYEQFTNVAPTIFSQTTGGTWKENLRMLAKALGKEALAEQKIGEYEQRAKRIGDEIKAKLGKDPKVSVVRFVEGEPTVRLYSSASYPGIVMTDAGLGRPEGQPDNKDKISVDLSQEDITKLDADMIFVSAYQDETKNAEDPKAKFQANPLWGTLKGKVVDANDTTWFTAVSLQGANAMLTDLANQFGVTP, encoded by the coding sequence ATGACGAGACCTTGGCGAACCGCGCTCGCGCTGTCGGTGACCACACTGCTGGCACTGACCGCGTGCGGGAGCGGTGGCGACGAAGCCACGCCGCAGAACGCGGGCGGCGACGCGGGTTACCCGCGCACCATCGACCACGTGATGGGGGCGACCACACTGGAGAAGCAGCCGAAAACGGTGGCGGCGCTGGACTCCAGCTACGTCGACGCCGCGCTCGCGCTGGAGACGGACGTCGTGGCGTACACGAAGTACCGCAACTACGACACGCTCCCGGACTACCTCGGCGACAGCCGCCGGTACGGCGAGCGGGCCCAGCAGGTCGGCCCGCTGGAGAACCCGGACGTGGAGAAGCTCTACGACATCAAGCCGGATCTGATCGTCTCGGCGAAGGTGCGGCACGAGAAGTTCTACGAGCAGTTCACCAACGTCGCGCCGACCATCTTCAGCCAGACCACCGGCGGTACGTGGAAGGAAAACCTCCGCATGCTCGCCAAGGCGCTGGGCAAGGAGGCCTTGGCGGAGCAGAAGATCGGCGAGTACGAGCAGCGCGCCAAGCGGATCGGTGACGAGATCAAGGCCAAGCTGGGCAAGGATCCCAAGGTGTCGGTGGTCCGGTTCGTCGAGGGCGAGCCGACCGTGCGCCTGTACAGCAGCGCCTCCTATCCCGGCATCGTGATGACCGACGCCGGTCTCGGCAGGCCCGAGGGGCAGCCGGACAACAAGGACAAGATCTCGGTGGACCTCAGCCAGGAGGACATCACCAAGCTGGACGCGGACATGATCTTCGTGTCGGCCTACCAGGACGAGACGAAGAACGCCGAGGACCCGAAGGCGAAGTTCCAGGCGAACCCGCTGTGGGGCACGCTCAAGGGCAAGGTGGTCGACGCCAACGACACCACCTGGTTCACCGCGGTCAGCCTGCAGGGCGCCAACGCCATGCTGACCGACCTGGCAAACCAGTTCGGCGTGACGCCCTGA
- a CDS encoding NF041680 family putative transposase has translation MHHARDAGASGELSVFRQEFYRCLTRRADALFELADAVLCADGPVRSVAELSLAGEHRRGHGSGYAALARGRVEVNRLRTALTSVSLPRAADGRLVLAVDVTCWLRPEAHTCPQRVLCHTYGRGKDQHMMVPGWPYSVVVALEAGRSSWTAPLDAVRLAPGDNAASVTARQIRGVVDRLTAAGHWRPGDPHILLVADAGYDGPRLAHVLADLPITVLVRMRTDRVLHRPVPPQPPGTMGRPRRHGDEFAFGDPNTWGEPDVVTDTTTRLYGPALIRAWDRLHPRLTHRIAWAGHNGALPIIEGTVIRLQVQRLPSGAIPKPVWLWHSGTGLDQAEVDLAWQAFLRRFDIEHTFRMLKQTLGWTTPKLRSPEAADRWTWLLITAYTQLRLTRDLTADLRRPWEKPRPAQRLTPARVRRGFRNLRPQLTCPAGVPKPSRPGPGRSAGTPNHRPAPRHDVHTVTSTNTRKPKHSKNTKTSTPRPRRTG, from the coding sequence GTGCATCACGCCCGTGACGCCGGTGCGTCCGGGGAGCTGTCGGTGTTCCGGCAGGAGTTCTACCGGTGCCTGACCCGGCGGGCGGACGCGTTGTTCGAGTTGGCCGACGCGGTGTTGTGCGCTGACGGGCCGGTGCGGTCGGTCGCGGAGTTATCGCTGGCCGGTGAGCATCGCCGTGGTCATGGCAGTGGCTATGCCGCGCTGGCGCGGGGTCGTGTCGAGGTCAACCGGCTGCGGACCGCGCTGACCAGCGTGTCGCTGCCGCGTGCCGCGGACGGGCGGCTGGTGCTGGCGGTGGATGTGACCTGCTGGCTGCGCCCGGAGGCGCACACGTGTCCGCAGCGGGTCCTGTGTCACACCTACGGCCGCGGCAAGGACCAGCACATGATGGTGCCCGGCTGGCCTTACTCCGTCGTCGTCGCGCTGGAAGCGGGACGGAGTTCGTGGACCGCGCCGCTGGACGCGGTCCGGCTCGCGCCCGGCGACAACGCCGCGAGCGTGACCGCCCGGCAGATCCGGGGCGTGGTGGACCGCTTGACCGCAGCCGGGCACTGGCGGCCGGGAGACCCGCACATCCTGCTGGTCGCCGACGCCGGCTACGACGGTCCCCGCCTGGCCCATGTGCTGGCCGATCTTCCGATCACCGTGCTGGTGCGGATGCGCACCGATCGGGTGCTGCATCGCCCGGTCCCGCCGCAGCCGCCCGGCACGATGGGCAGGCCCCGCCGCCACGGTGACGAGTTCGCTTTCGGCGACCCGAACACCTGGGGCGAGCCTGATGTCGTCACCGACACCACGACCCGGCTCTATGGTCCCGCGCTGATCCGGGCCTGGGATCGGCTGCATCCACGGCTGACCCACCGCATCGCCTGGGCCGGCCACAACGGCGCCCTGCCGATCATCGAGGGCACCGTGATCCGGTTGCAGGTCCAGCGTCTGCCCTCCGGGGCGATCCCGAAACCTGTGTGGCTCTGGCACTCGGGCACCGGCCTGGACCAGGCCGAGGTCGATCTGGCCTGGCAGGCGTTCCTGCGCCGCTTCGACATCGAGCACACCTTCCGCATGCTCAAGCAAACCCTCGGCTGGACCACCCCGAAACTCCGCTCACCCGAGGCCGCCGACCGCTGGACCTGGCTGCTGATCACCGCCTACACCCAACTCCGCCTCACCCGCGACCTCACCGCCGACCTGCGCCGCCCCTGGGAGAAACCCCGACCAGCCCAGCGGCTCACCCCGGCCAGAGTCCGCCGAGGGTTTCGGAACCTGCGCCCACAACTCACCTGTCCCGCCGGTGTCCCGAAACCCTCACGGCCCGGCCCCGGACGCTCCGCCGG